TCAGCGCGTGGCTGCTGGCGCGCTTCGGGACCGGCCCACTCGAACGCCTCACCCGGTTGCTGGTGTATGGGCGCGGGGTGAGGCGGGAACCTCCGGCTTCCTGAGCGCGTAAACGGAAAAAAGCGCCTTCCCTTCCGGGTCGCCCGCCTCAAATGAGTGCTGGTGCTCATTTCTCACGCGCTGGCAGTTCACTATAGAGGCCCATGAAGCGGCAGGTCATCTTCCTCTCATCCGTCCTGTCGTGCGGTGTGGCGGGGTCCTGGGCGGCGGCGCAGGCGGACCCGTTTCAGCGCGCGGCTCCGGCGCAGGCCGCGCCCAGCCTGCGCGGAACGCCTGCGCCCACCGCAGCGGCCCCCACGCCGGGCAACCTGACCGGGGCGCCGAACCTGACCTTCGGCGCCCCACGTTCCAGCAGTGACGGCAGCCAGACGCGGGTGGTGTTCGACCTCGTGCCGGGAATGGCCTATACCCTCACGCCGACCTTCGGGGGCCTGCGGGTGGACGTGCGGGGGGCGCGGGTGCTGCCCGCCGTGAGTGCCCGGCTGGGGGCCAGCGTGACGGAGTACCGGGCGGGCGGCGGCCAGGTCACGCTCGTCACGCCGTTCCCGCTGTCGTTGACCGAGGGCTGGCGGGCCAGCGAGGCGACCCTCGCGGCGGGCACGCGGGTGCTGATTCTGGACTTCGGGCCGACCCTCTCGGGCGGGGCCAGTGCTCCCCTGCGCGCCCTGGTCCGCATGACCCCCACCGCCACCACGCCCGACGCGAGCCGCGCGCTCACCTCGCCTCTGAATCTCACCTCACCCGTGACCGGTCCTTCCCCGACCGGCACACCCCAGACCGTTGCGGCTCAGACCGTTGCGGCACCGACCAGCGTGTCTCAGACTGCGCTCCAGACCAGCGCGCCGCTCGCGGACCAGCTGCCGCCCGGTGACGCCGTCCCGACCGCGCCCAGGGGCAGCCTGCCGCCCCCCGCGCCCGCCCTCCCCGGCCAGGACCCCGACAAACCCAGTGCGCTGGCGGGCCGCGCGCCGGGGAACGGGCAGGCGGGGGCGGCCCTCACGCCGCCGCGCGTCGGGAAGAATCCCGGGATGACGCGGGTGGTGCTGGACCTGCCGCCGGGGACCACGTACCGGGTGTCGCCGGGCGGGGTCGGCCTGCGGCTGGACCTCTCGGGGGTCAGCGCCAGTGCCCAGATGGGGCAGGACATCAGCCCGGAGCTGCGCGGCTGGCGCTACGAGCCGGGTGCGGACGGCGTGACGGTGACGCTCCTGACGGGAACCCCGCTCACGGCCCGCAGCGGGTGGCGGGCACAACTGGTCCCGCCCACGCCCGGCAGCGACCGCTCGCGGCTGGCCATCGACCTCTCGCCCGCCCTGGCCGACCTCACGCCGCTGACGCCACGC
The window above is part of the Deinococcus metallilatus genome. Proteins encoded here:
- a CDS encoding N-acetylmuramoyl-L-alanine amidase; its protein translation is MKRQVIFLSSVLSCGVAGSWAAAQADPFQRAAPAQAAPSLRGTPAPTAAAPTPGNLTGAPNLTFGAPRSSSDGSQTRVVFDLVPGMAYTLTPTFGGLRVDVRGARVLPAVSARLGASVTEYRAGGGQVTLVTPFPLSLTEGWRASEATLAAGTRVLILDFGPTLSGGASAPLRALVRMTPTATTPDASRALTSPLNLTSPVTGPSPTGTPQTVAAQTVAAPTSVSQTALQTSAPLADQLPPGDAVPTAPRGSLPPPAPALPGQDPDKPSALAGRAPGNGQAGAALTPPRVGKNPGMTRVVLDLPPGTTYRVSPGGVGLRLDLSGVSASAQMGQDISPELRGWRYEPGADGVTVTLLTGTPLTARSGWRAQLVPPTPGSDRSRLAIDLSPALADLTPLTPRERVVATVPLLPAARGTAILAFSTSMVQPRVVIDPGHGGSDPGAVGAVVEKQVTLDVALRVRDLLRQAGVDAVLTRDSDRELNPVKNTDLVMRAAMGGPGTQLFLSIHVNAMPASNALHGYGVETWWNPNHPLSNSFAALIQKNVVAVTGAFPQGLRNNRSLAVLRNSRIPAALVEIGYTSHPVDGLNLKDTNYLDRVALGIAQGIREALVTGITAGGAVGGAGK